The genomic interval AGCGGTGATTGGGGCGATCAGGACCCGGCGGCCATGCTGGACGAACTGGATCGGGCCATAGACGAGCTCAGCGCCAGCATTGCCAATGACGAAGACAGCGAAGATTATGCGGGGCTGGGCACGAGCTTTGACAACGATCCGGCCGACCGGCTCGATGCTTTATCCCCCGACGATGAAGAGGCCCGCGAGGCTATTGAAGGGGATGAGGACCCCGAGGAGAAGCCCTGGGAGGGGAGCGATGAGTTCCGGCCGGACCGGGACTTCCACTAGATATTGGTGCGGGCGCGCAATGCCTGGCTGAGCGTACCTTCATCAAGGTAATCAAGCTCGCCGCCCACGGGGACACCGTGGGCGAGGCGGGTGATCTTGATGCCGGAGCCGGCGAGGCGGTCGGTGATGTAATGCGCCGTGGTCTGGCCCTCGACGGTGGCGTTTACGGCGAGGACGATTTCGGTGAAATCGGGGGCGCGGGCAAGCAGGGCCTCGATGGTGATATCATCGGGGCCGACGCCATCGAGGGGGGACAGAACCCCGCCCAGAACATGGTATTTTACCGCGCCGACGCCAGCGCGCTCGAGTGCCCATAAGTCGGCGACGTCTTCGACGACGATCAGCATTCCAGACTCCGCGCGGCGCGGGTCCGAGCAGATCGAGCAGGGGCTGATGGTATCGACATTGCCGCAGATTTCGCAGCTTTTGACGGCGACGACGGCCCGGTCGAGGGCCGCCGAGAGCGGGATCATCAGCTGTTCTTTTTTCTTGATCAGCTGCAGAACGGCACGGCGAGCCGAGCGCGGGCCAAAGCCTGGAAGGCGGGCCATGAGCTGGATCAGCTGTTCGATTTCGGGTCCGCCGGAAGCCATTTTCTCGTTAACTCAAGGCTGAATTGGCTAGCACATTGTTAGCGTTGACGCAGAAACGTGCGGTTTTTTTAGAACGGCAGCTTCATGCCGGGAGGCAGCGGCAGGCCGGCGGTGACTTCGGACATCTTGGCCTGGGTCTCGGCTTCGGCTTTTGCCTTGGCATCGGCGTGAGCAGCGATGATGAGATCTTCGAGGACCTCGACGTCATCTTCCTTGAACAGCGATGGGTCGATCTTGAGACCCTTGAGCTCGCCCTTGCCGCTGAGCGACACGGTGACCATGCCGCCGCCGGAACGGCCTTCGACGACCAGATTGGCAAGCTCGGCCTGCATGGCCTCCATCTTGCCTTTCATCTCGCTGGCGGCCTTCATCATACCCATGATGTCTTTCATTCGTCGTCCTCTTCGGGTGGGGGCGGTGGATTTTCAGGCGCGGTGGCGGTTGCGTCATCGCGCACCGTCACATTGACGACCTTGGCACCGGGGAATGTATCGAGAATGGCTTTGACCAGCGGATCTTCGTGGGCGGCCGCATGGGCTGCCTCGCGGCGCTGGGCGGTCTCCTGCCGGATGGTGAGACCCTCAGGCGGCTTGGTCGAGACCATGACCAACCAACGCTCGCCAGTCCAGAGCTGGAGGCGCGCGGAGAGCGTCGCGATCATGCCAGGATCGGCGCCTTCGGTGAGGGCAACTTCGATACGGCCCTGCTCAAAGGAAATCGGGCGCATCTGGCCTTCGAGGGCCAGCTTGACCAGCACGTCGCGCTTGGCCGTGGCCAGCGCAATGAGTTCTTTATAGCTGGCGACGGTCGCCATGGCAGGTGGCGGCACGGCAGGCTGGGCGACGGCATCGACCGGACGCGGGGCTTCGACCCGCATCGCCGAGGGACCACCACCACCGCCGCCACCGCCCGATGGGCCGCGCGACATGGGCGCGGCAGGCGGCAGGCTTGGCGCGGGAGCCGGCTGATTGGAGAGCCTGGCGATCAGATCGTCAGGGCTGGGCAGGTCGGCGGCATAGGCCAGCCGGATCAGCGCCATTTCGGCGGCCTGTAATGCATTGTTGGCGCGGGCGACTTCGTCGTGGCCCTTGAACAGAATTTGCCAGGCGCGGGTCAGTGCGCGCATCGGCAGCTTGCCGGCGAGTTCGGCACCGCGCTTGCGCTCGTCGGGGGTGAGCGAAACGTCATCGGCAGCGGCGGGCACGACCTTGATGCGGGTCACCAGATGGGTGAAATCGGCGAGGTCGGCGACCAGTGTCTGGGGATCGGCGCCCATGTCGTAGAGCGAGCGCATGGTGTCGATGGCCTGACCGATCTGGCCGCCCATCAGTTCTTCGAACAGGTCGATGATGCGGGCGCGGTCGCCGAGGCCG from Devosia sp. 2618 carries:
- the recR gene encoding recombination mediator RecR, which codes for MASGGPEIEQLIQLMARLPGFGPRSARRAVLQLIKKKEQLMIPLSAALDRAVVAVKSCEICGNVDTISPCSICSDPRRAESGMLIVVEDVADLWALERAGVGAVKYHVLGGVLSPLDGVGPDDITIEALLARAPDFTEIVLAVNATVEGQTTAHYITDRLAGSGIKITRLAHGVPVGGELDYLDEGTLSQALRARTNI
- a CDS encoding YbaB/EbfC family nucleoid-associated protein, whose product is MKDIMGMMKAASEMKGKMEAMQAELANLVVEGRSGGGMVTVSLSGKGELKGLKIDPSLFKEDDVEVLEDLIIAAHADAKAKAEAETQAKMSEVTAGLPLPPGMKLPF
- a CDS encoding DNA polymerase III subunit gamma/tau, translating into MAGPDSPSSPYLVLARKYRPRDFTTLVGQDAMVQTLGNAFAQNRIHHAFILTGVRGVGKTTTARILARAFNYEDATGPHPTLDLSVEGEHCRAIIEGRHVDVIEMDAASNTGINDIREIIDSVKYAPSSAPYKVYVIDEVHMLSTAAFNGLLKTLEEPPPYVKFIFATTEIRKVPVTILSRCMRFDLRRITPEIMTAYLESILGQEGITFEPEALAMIVRAGEGSARDNLSLLDQAIAHGNGTVTAATVKAMLGLGDRARIIDLFEELMGGQIGQAIDTMRSLYDMGADPQTLVADLADFTHLVTRIKVVPAAADDVSLTPDERKRGAELAGKLPMRALTRAWQILFKGHDEVARANNALQAAEMALIRLAYAADLPSPDDLIARLSNQPAPAPSLPPAAPMSRGPSGGGGGGGGPSAMRVEAPRPVDAVAQPAVPPPAMATVASYKELIALATAKRDVLVKLALEGQMRPISFEQGRIEVALTEGADPGMIATLSARLQLWTGERWLVMVSTKPPEGLTIRQETAQRREAAHAAAHEDPLVKAILDTFPGAKVVNVTVRDDATATAPENPPPPPEEDDE